The proteins below are encoded in one region of Hydrogenobacter sp.:
- a CDS encoding sensor histidine kinase has translation YSKENTEIKVSGQLQDGRLKMFVSNVTEEEKHLESESYGLGLTIVDEIAKRLGLHLSFRRDGSLFTAIVEIGVDKGE, from the coding sequence GTATTCCAAAGAAAATACAGAGATTAAGGTAAGCGGACAATTGCAGGATGGAAGACTTAAGATGTTTGTAAGTAATGTGACGGAGGAAGAAAAACATCTTGAGAGTGAGTCTTACGGACTTGGACTTACCATAGTTGATGAGATAGCAAAAAGGCTTGGGTTACATTTAAGCTTCAGGAGGGATGGATCTCTATTTACGGCGATCGTAGAGATAGGGGTTGATAAGGGAGAATGA
- a CDS encoding TIGR00269 family protein, with translation MRRCAKCGKKAQVFLPQHRLSLCGKHYIEWFENRVERTIREFRMFSRWDKILVAVSGGKDSLSLWQALIKLGYDADGFHINLGIGNYSEMSNQIALKFACKVGRTLHELHLAKEVMPVPDFRDYDKRPACSLCGTLKRYYMNKVAKELGYSVVATGHNLDDESAVLFSNALSWNIEYLERQYPVLPEENGFVKKVKPLCKVSEKESALYAVLSGIEYVEDECPMAQGATTIDYKLYLSQLEEKMPGIKLRFYSEFLRKLYPILKTQEQKAKLQKCKVCGEPSISDICSVCKLKIKISSRKYIHDQHGE, from the coding sequence TTGAGAAGGTGCGCAAAGTGTGGTAAAAAGGCACAGGTTTTTCTACCACAGCACAGGTTGTCCCTCTGCGGAAAGCATTATATTGAGTGGTTTGAAAATAGGGTGGAAAGGACAATAAGAGAGTTCAGGATGTTTTCAAGGTGGGATAAGATTTTGGTGGCTGTATCTGGCGGAAAAGATAGTCTATCTCTATGGCAGGCTCTTATAAAGCTCGGTTACGATGCTGATGGTTTCCACATAAATCTTGGAATAGGTAATTATTCAGAAATGTCTAATCAAATAGCTCTAAAGTTTGCATGCAAAGTTGGGAGAACCCTTCATGAATTACATCTTGCAAAAGAAGTTATGCCTGTGCCAGATTTCAGAGATTACGACAAAAGACCGGCATGTTCCCTTTGCGGTACTCTCAAAAGATACTATATGAACAAAGTTGCGAAGGAGTTAGGCTACAGCGTAGTAGCCACAGGACACAATCTTGATGATGAATCAGCTGTTCTATTTTCCAACGCATTAAGTTGGAATATAGAGTACCTTGAAAGGCAGTATCCTGTCCTTCCTGAGGAAAATGGATTCGTAAAAAAGGTAAAACCTCTGTGTAAAGTCTCAGAAAAAGAGAGCGCTCTGTATGCTGTTCTTTCCGGTATAGAGTATGTAGAAGATGAGTGTCCTATGGCACAAGGAGCTACTACTATAGATTACAAGCTTTATCTTTCTCAACTTGAGGAGAAAATGCCCGGTATAAAGCTTAGATTCTACAGTGAGTTTTTAAGAAAGCTGTATCCAATTTTGAAAACACAGGAGCAAAAAGCAAAACTGCAAAAATGTAAAGTTTGCGGAGAGCCTTCTATTAGCGATATATGCAGCGTTTGTAAACTAAAGATAAAAATAAGTTCAAGAAAATATATTCACGATCAGCACGGGGAATAA
- a CDS encoding MoaD/ThiS family protein — translation MELKVKYRGKEKILVFEKDRVKAKDVLNTLNLSREFAFVVKNGQVVDDDELLSPDDDIRVINAISGGVS, via the coding sequence ATGGAGCTTAAGGTAAAGTACAGAGGAAAGGAGAAGATACTGGTCTTTGAAAAAGACAGAGTAAAAGCAAAAGACGTCCTCAATACTCTGAACCTTTCGAGGGAGTTTGCCTTTGTAGTCAAGAACGGTCAAGTGGTTGATGATGATGAACTCTTATCTCCAGATGATGACATTAGAGTGATAAACGCCATATCTGGAGGTGTATCTTGA
- the pheS gene encoding phenylalanine--tRNA ligase subunit alpha translates to MLDPIQVRKRAEEEIKRADNLQRLFEIKAKYLGKEGLITLALKGIKDIPQENRKEYGSQINTLKEVIENLLREKESELKEREISRKLSQDWVDMSIPLEPLVGTLHPLTQTLSKIKEIFVSMGFSIFEGPELELEAYNFDLLNIPKEHPARDMQDTFYLNMDGYLLRTHTSPAQIRVMLSQKPPIQVIAPGKVYRRDDDPTHSPMFHQVEGLVVNEYANFRHMKYTIETFLRTFFEKEVPVRFRASYFPFTEPSAEVDIGCIICHGMGCRVCKGSGWLEVMGCGMVHPSVLENCQIDTDIYQGFAFGMGVERLSMLYFGIDNIRLFYENDLRFLRQFL, encoded by the coding sequence ATGTTAGATCCTATCCAAGTAAGAAAGCGAGCCGAGGAGGAAATAAAAAGAGCCGATAACCTCCAAAGGCTTTTTGAAATAAAAGCTAAGTATCTGGGAAAAGAGGGGCTAATTACTTTAGCCCTCAAAGGTATAAAGGATATACCTCAGGAGAATAGGAAGGAGTATGGCTCTCAGATAAACACGCTGAAGGAGGTGATAGAAAATTTATTGCGAGAAAAAGAAAGCGAGCTTAAGGAGCGTGAGATAAGCAGGAAGCTTAGTCAAGATTGGGTAGATATGTCTATACCTTTAGAGCCTTTGGTAGGTACCTTGCATCCGTTGACCCAAACGCTTTCAAAAATAAAGGAAATATTCGTCAGTATGGGTTTTTCCATTTTTGAAGGTCCGGAATTAGAACTTGAAGCTTACAACTTTGATCTTTTGAACATACCCAAGGAGCATCCAGCGAGGGATATGCAGGATACGTTCTATCTCAACATGGATGGCTACCTATTAAGGACTCATACCTCACCAGCACAGATAAGAGTTATGCTGTCCCAAAAACCACCTATACAAGTCATAGCTCCTGGGAAGGTATACAGAAGGGATGATGATCCTACCCACTCGCCCATGTTCCATCAGGTGGAAGGGCTTGTGGTGAATGAGTACGCTAACTTCAGGCATATGAAGTACACTATAGAAACCTTTCTTAGGACTTTCTTTGAAAAGGAAGTGCCAGTAAGGTTCAGGGCTTCCTACTTTCCCTTCACGGAGCCTTCCGCTGAGGTAGATATAGGTTGTATAATATGCCATGGTATGGGTTGTAGGGTTTGTAAGGGTTCTGGATGGTTGGAGGTTATGGGTTGCGGTATGGTTCACCCATCGGTTCTGGAAAACTGCCAAATAGATACAGATATATATCAAGGCTTTGCCTTTGGTATGGGCGTTGAAAGACTCTCCATGCTTTACTTCGGTATAGATAACATAAGGCTCTTTTATGAAAACGATCTGAGATTCTTGAGACAATTTTTATAA
- the rplT gene encoding 50S ribosomal protein L20 — translation MRVKGPSSRKFKKKILKFAKGFRGQKKNVYRRAKEYVFRALQYQYRDRRQRKRQFRRLWIARINAAVRFHGISYSKFIAGMKKAGIELNRKVLADMAVRDPEGFAHIVNKAKEALSSV, via the coding sequence ATGAGAGTGAAGGGTCCATCTTCCAGGAAGTTTAAAAAGAAGATACTTAAGTTTGCAAAGGGTTTTAGAGGTCAGAAAAAGAACGTTTATAGAAGAGCGAAGGAATACGTATTTAGAGCTTTGCAGTATCAGTACAGGGACAGAAGGCAAAGAAAGAGGCAGTTCAGAAGGCTCTGGATAGCAAGAATTAATGCAGCAGTGAGATTTCACGGTATATCATACAGCAAGTTTATAGCAGGTATGAAGAAGGCAGGTATAGAACTAAATAGAAAGGTACTTGCGGATATGGCTGTAAGAGATCCCGAAGGCTTTGCTCACATAGTTAATAAAGCAAAGGAAGCTTTAAGCTCCGTCTGA
- a CDS encoding amino acid ABC transporter substrate-binding protein, which translates to MRVLLAILFLLTSFAVGQDIIKFGAAISLTGKLAKEGQLLKRGYEIWKETVNAQGGIKVGGKHYKVDLVYYDDQSDPVTSARLIERLIVEDHIKFILGPYGSAQVFSSAPVVEKYGAIMVQAGGASSDIYQKGYRNIFGLYTIAPDYGRDLVELATRLDKSARKIAILYEKDIFSEDAAEGALQHAKRKGLEVVLYEGYPKQVQDLSSLMQKIRLLKPDIVIGSGHFQDSVLMVKQLKQFRINPKFLGLTVGPALPAFVEALGQDAEGIFGPVQWSPALRYRDPLFGSNQEFVKFYRERFGSDPEYHVAGAVAAGIVFQKAIEEAKSTDVVKVRDALRRIKIETLFGLISFDTSGRVITKPMAVIQIQRGKQVTVYPFEEAKPIYPKPQWR; encoded by the coding sequence ATGAGGGTATTATTAGCTATCCTTTTTTTGCTCACAAGTTTTGCGGTCGGACAGGACATTATAAAGTTTGGGGCTGCTATCTCTCTTACTGGCAAGCTCGCTAAAGAAGGACAGCTTTTAAAGCGCGGTTACGAGATTTGGAAAGAGACTGTCAATGCACAGGGAGGTATAAAGGTAGGTGGAAAACATTACAAAGTGGATCTGGTGTATTACGATGACCAAAGCGATCCTGTAACTTCCGCAAGGCTTATAGAGAGGCTCATCGTAGAAGATCACATCAAATTTATCCTCGGACCATACGGAAGCGCTCAAGTTTTTTCATCAGCACCTGTAGTAGAGAAGTATGGAGCTATCATGGTTCAGGCTGGTGGTGCCTCTTCCGATATATACCAAAAGGGATATAGAAATATTTTTGGTCTTTATACCATAGCACCGGACTATGGCAGAGATCTCGTTGAGCTTGCCACGAGGTTAGACAAAAGTGCGAGAAAGATAGCTATACTATACGAGAAGGATATCTTTTCCGAAGACGCCGCTGAAGGAGCTTTACAGCATGCTAAAAGGAAGGGTCTTGAAGTGGTGCTTTACGAAGGCTATCCTAAACAGGTACAGGATCTTTCAAGTCTTATGCAGAAGATCAGGTTACTTAAGCCCGATATAGTTATAGGATCAGGACATTTTCAGGATTCTGTTTTGATGGTGAAACAGCTGAAGCAGTTTAGAATAAATCCCAAATTTTTAGGACTTACTGTAGGTCCCGCTTTACCTGCTTTTGTTGAAGCTCTCGGGCAGGATGCTGAAGGTATATTCGGACCTGTTCAGTGGAGTCCAGCTTTAAGATACAGAGATCCACTTTTTGGAAGCAATCAGGAATTTGTAAAGTTTTACAGGGAGAGATTCGGTTCGGATCCAGAGTACCATGTGGCTGGTGCGGTCGCCGCAGGCATAGTTTTTCAGAAGGCTATTGAGGAGGCTAAAAGTACGGATGTGGTCAAAGTGAGAGATGCTCTCAGAAGGATCAAGATTGAGACGCTCTTTGGTTTGATAAGCTTTGATACCTCCGGAAGGGTAATAACCAAACCCATGGCGGTTATCCAGATACAGAGAGGTAAACAGGTAACTGTCTACCCATTTGAGGAGGCAAAACCCATCTATCCTAAACCTCAATGGAGATGA
- a CDS encoding branched-chain amino acid ABC transporter permease, which translates to MEMILQLLLDTLLLAGFYSMLSSGFSLMWGVTGIINLAYGSFVLVGAYLFYWAYQSGVNLPNAFLLVFLSGLLGGVAFQRIFINRLMNYEPFTLLILTFGLDILFTNLLNLIFKADVRSVQIQSLSKSLFIRDFILPYNKLSVFLISSLVILFVEVYLRFSWTGRAIRAVSADRTGAQLCGINPGNVYTISTSLATALAMLSGCFYALLQGFTPFDSESITLKAFFVCVVGGLGTLQGLLLGSLLLSLSEVFSGFYLGEEWKMVVSLFILIVFLLFKPRGFAGVKYA; encoded by the coding sequence ATGGAGATGATACTTCAGCTTCTACTTGATACTTTGCTCCTCGCTGGTTTTTACAGTATGCTTTCCTCGGGATTCTCCCTAATGTGGGGTGTGACGGGTATTATAAACTTAGCTTACGGCTCGTTCGTACTTGTTGGAGCTTACCTGTTTTACTGGGCTTATCAGTCAGGTGTAAATCTCCCTAATGCCTTTCTTTTGGTTTTTTTGTCAGGTCTACTGGGCGGTGTGGCTTTTCAGCGCATTTTTATTAACAGGCTAATGAATTACGAACCCTTTACCTTACTCATACTCACCTTTGGGCTTGATATACTTTTTACAAACCTTCTTAACCTTATCTTTAAAGCTGATGTTAGATCTGTGCAGATTCAAAGCTTATCAAAATCCCTTTTTATTCGCGACTTTATACTACCTTACAACAAGCTTTCGGTATTTCTCATATCCTCTTTAGTCATTTTATTTGTAGAGGTTTACCTGAGGTTTTCTTGGACGGGTAGAGCTATAAGGGCAGTTTCCGCTGATCGCACGGGCGCACAACTGTGCGGTATAAATCCCGGAAATGTTTATACGATAAGCACATCCTTGGCTACAGCTCTTGCTATGCTCTCTGGATGTTTTTACGCCCTACTTCAAGGTTTCACTCCCTTTGATTCTGAGAGTATAACTCTGAAAGCCTTTTTTGTGTGCGTTGTTGGTGGCTTGGGAACCCTCCAAGGACTGCTCTTAGGCAGTCTCTTGCTTTCCCTGTCGGAGGTATTTTCGGGTTTCTATCTGGGTGAAGAATGGAAGATGGTTGTGTCTTTGTTTATTCTCATAGTTTTCCTGCTCTTTAAACCTCGCGGTTTTGCAGGAGTTAAGTATGCTTAG
- a CDS encoding branched-chain amino acid ABC transporter permease, with protein MLRLFLFALFIAGVFLPSFADPYWLRVISSALLLSSLAYAHNLLFHFLGYPAFGGVAFFGIGAYTFSLSFSRHYPLYVSLPFAGIISSLIAVISLPIILRLKSHYFAIGTLALQIMFMELAENLNITGGTKGYALKVPESANITTFYLFLFILLSLLILTALLEKSIFGKTLKVIKEDEEASLTMGINPLPYKLLVLIMMTLYLGILGGVFSLWSTYIDASTVFDPLLSVKTFFVLILSISAPVFGPLAWSFIFELAFEILWSSFTQIHGLLLGTAIILLILFFPKGAVWKSS; from the coding sequence ATGCTTAGGTTATTTTTGTTTGCTCTATTTATAGCCGGCGTTTTTCTTCCATCTTTTGCAGATCCCTACTGGCTTCGCGTGATAAGTTCAGCATTATTACTTTCTTCCCTCGCTTATGCTCACAATCTGCTCTTTCACTTTTTGGGATATCCCGCTTTTGGGGGTGTAGCTTTTTTCGGTATAGGGGCTTATACCTTCTCCCTTTCCTTCTCCCGGCACTATCCCCTTTACGTGTCCCTACCTTTTGCCGGGATCATCTCATCCCTCATAGCAGTGATCTCTCTGCCCATAATTTTGAGACTAAAAAGCCATTACTTTGCCATAGGCACATTAGCTCTTCAAATCATGTTTATGGAGCTTGCGGAAAATCTTAACATAACTGGAGGTACAAAAGGTTACGCACTCAAGGTACCAGAAAGCGCTAATATTACAACTTTCTATTTATTTTTATTTATACTCCTATCCCTTCTTATACTTACCGCACTTTTAGAAAAATCAATCTTTGGAAAAACGCTGAAGGTTATAAAGGAAGATGAGGAAGCATCCCTCACAATGGGTATAAATCCTTTACCCTATAAACTTTTAGTACTCATCATGATGACTTTATATCTTGGAATCCTTGGAGGAGTATTTTCTCTTTGGAGTACGTATATTGATGCGTCTACAGTTTTTGATCCCTTACTCTCTGTCAAGACGTTTTTTGTCCTAATACTATCTATAAGCGCTCCCGTCTTTGGACCTCTCGCCTGGTCATTCATCTTTGAGCTTGCCTTTGAAATCCTTTGGAGCAGTTTCACTCAAATACATGGACTCCTCTTAGGTACTGCTATAATCCTTCTTATATTATTTTTTCCAAAAGGTGCGGTATGGAAAAGCTCTTAG
- a CDS encoding ABC transporter ATP-binding protein translates to MEKLLEVLDLEKSFGGNKVLDRVSFHIKRGEILGVIGPNGSGKTTLLNVISGLLKQDSGKILFKGKDIGKTGAYVRARLGIGRTFQNPRTFPSLTVLENLKIARLHSGRMTHTQEILKKTGLYKLKDRYSDRLSLAQKKRLELARALAIAPEILLLDEIFAGLNPASVKDISDLIKQLKDEGLSIVMVEHVLSALIPLADRIIVLSEGRVIYDGDKYGAFRDEKVRRAYLGERYSSLGV, encoded by the coding sequence ATGGAAAAGCTCTTAGAGGTACTCGATTTAGAAAAGTCCTTCGGCGGTAATAAGGTGCTTGATCGCGTTTCTTTTCACATAAAAAGAGGCGAAATCTTAGGAGTTATAGGTCCCAATGGTTCTGGCAAAACTACACTTTTGAACGTAATTTCAGGTCTTCTCAAACAAGACAGCGGTAAGATCCTCTTCAAAGGGAAGGATATAGGAAAAACTGGAGCCTATGTGAGAGCGAGACTCGGTATAGGTAGGACTTTTCAAAATCCGAGAACGTTCCCTTCCCTCACGGTGTTGGAAAATCTTAAGATAGCTCGCCTTCACTCTGGAAGGATGACACATACACAAGAAATTCTGAAAAAAACCGGTCTATACAAACTAAAAGATAGATATTCGGATAGGCTCTCTTTAGCTCAAAAAAAGAGGCTCGAGCTTGCTAGAGCTTTGGCGATCGCACCGGAAATACTGCTTCTTGACGAAATTTTTGCAGGACTAAATCCCGCTTCTGTGAAGGACATATCTGATCTTATAAAACAGTTGAAAGATGAAGGTTTGAGTATAGTGATGGTTGAACACGTTTTGAGTGCGCTCATTCCGCTTGCCGATCGGATTATTGTACTTTCGGAGGGAAGAGTAATATACGATGGTGACAAGTACGGAGCTTTTCGTGATGAAAAGGTAAGGAGGGCTTATCTTGGAGAGAGATACTCCTCTCTTGGAGTGTAA
- a CDS encoding ABC transporter ATP-binding protein, whose protein sequence is MERDTPLLECKGINCGYADMQVLYDVYLTVKEKEAVVIFGSNGSGKSTLLKTLSGLLKPWNGSVRFYDRDITDLAPHERARLGISFASDTRNLFLSMSVEENLILGAYTNRKRLRKNLEMVYHYFPELANMKKKLAGELSGGYQRMLSIGRALMSEPHLLMIDELSLGLSPNMVDRLGEALTNINRENGLAMLVVEQEIYLASNMCKRGYVLDLGKIVAQGEVQKLLQEDTVRRVYMGGSHP, encoded by the coding sequence TTGGAGAGAGATACTCCTCTCTTGGAGTGTAAGGGTATAAACTGCGGATACGCAGATATGCAGGTGCTTTATGATGTATATCTTACTGTAAAAGAAAAGGAAGCTGTAGTTATATTTGGTTCAAACGGTTCTGGGAAAAGTACCCTCCTGAAGACTTTGAGCGGGCTGTTAAAACCTTGGAATGGTAGTGTTAGGTTTTACGATAGAGACATAACGGATCTTGCTCCTCACGAAAGGGCAAGGCTCGGTATATCCTTTGCAAGCGATACGAGAAACCTCTTTCTGAGCATGAGTGTTGAAGAAAACCTTATACTCGGCGCTTACACGAATAGAAAGAGACTAAGGAAAAACCTTGAGATGGTTTATCACTACTTTCCAGAGCTTGCCAACATGAAAAAAAAGCTGGCTGGAGAACTCTCTGGTGGCTATCAGAGAATGCTTTCCATAGGAAGGGCGCTTATGTCTGAACCACACCTCCTCATGATAGATGAGCTTTCTTTGGGTCTCTCACCGAATATGGTAGACAGGCTTGGAGAAGCGCTTACAAACATAAACAGAGAAAATGGTTTAGCGATGCTCGTTGTGGAACAGGAAATTTATCTTGCAAGCAATATGTGTAAAAGAGGATACGTTCTTGATCTGGGAAAGATCGTCGCACAGGGAGAAGTACAAAAACTCCTTCAAGAAGATACTGTCAGAAGGGTTTACATGGGTGGATCGCATCCTTAA
- a CDS encoding DUF554 domain-containing protein, with protein sequence MFPGFGTLINASLILTGSFFGLKASRYIPQSLKDGAINAIGLFTLMLGIKLLYENKPETLKVFILILTGSALGHMVRLEESIHRFLKDRGGNSVKGFVTACILFTVGPMTLLGCILEGTKGDSTLILSKAVMDGFSSTILSSSLGRGVLFSAFFVLLFQGMLTGLAFYFGSFLSESSMSNALFVGGGLMILTGMKIFGLLEKVKVLNIFPSLVMSLFF encoded by the coding sequence ATGTTTCCGGGTTTTGGCACCTTAATAAATGCCTCTTTGATCCTTACTGGTTCCTTTTTCGGCTTGAAGGCTTCAAGGTATATACCTCAAAGTTTAAAGGATGGAGCCATAAACGCCATAGGGCTTTTCACCCTAATGCTCGGTATAAAACTGCTGTATGAGAATAAACCGGAAACCTTGAAAGTGTTCATTCTAATACTTACAGGTTCGGCACTGGGACATATGGTGAGGTTGGAAGAGAGCATTCACAGATTTTTAAAAGATAGGGGAGGCAACTCGGTAAAGGGCTTTGTAACTGCTTGTATACTATTTACCGTAGGACCTATGACCCTCCTGGGATGTATTCTTGAAGGTACTAAGGGAGACAGTACCTTGATCCTTTCAAAAGCCGTTATGGACGGATTTTCTTCTACGATACTTTCTTCATCCTTAGGGAGAGGCGTTCTTTTCTCAGCTTTCTTTGTTTTGCTTTTCCAAGGTATGCTTACAGGACTTGCCTTTTATTTTGGAAGCTTTCTATCTGAGAGTTCAATGTCTAATGCCTTGTTTGTAGGTGGAGGTCTTATGATATTGACGGGCATGAAGATATTTGGTCTTTTAGAGAAAGTAAAAGTACTTAACATCTTTCCTTCACTTGTGATGAGTCTATTTTTTTAA
- a CDS encoding glycosyltransferase — protein sequence MKIAFLKTGNETGVNRHILALLKYFQNKGAQVREFDLTQGDIQQTVNEILEFSPAFSLDINSTGVIVGQQEQSKVPLCDAFGFVHVSVFTDEPLLYFPSLLDIRQANNFLPVVCDLKYVDSLKALGINKGLFYITPFVDVDFMKKPHGEKDMEVVFLGPVSDPQILARQAISGLKDQLIPFFFEVGEFMFRNPEIPVLVASEYVLSMFHQNFQEEINKWRNEKPEEYLRFLNDVSIYATSKKRWYILSFLEGIDLKILGEYHGELKEGHESLQISSYDEFLDVLDRTYMVIMSFPYSVPSGIGFSPLEVSFMGCAPVIDYRMTLQGFLTPGNECIAYMPLDRADIEEKILYYLEHLDEALTIGQSARQKVLEKFTPEDRGEFLLGIFEQILEQAGKSP from the coding sequence ATGAAAATAGCTTTTTTAAAAACAGGAAATGAAACTGGTGTAAATAGGCATATACTGGCTCTTTTGAAGTACTTTCAGAATAAGGGAGCTCAGGTAAGAGAGTTTGATCTCACTCAAGGGGACATACAGCAAACGGTAAACGAGATACTTGAGTTTTCCCCAGCCTTTTCGTTGGATATTAATTCAACCGGTGTGATAGTAGGTCAGCAAGAACAGAGCAAAGTACCTCTTTGTGATGCCTTTGGCTTCGTACACGTCAGCGTATTCACCGATGAACCCTTACTTTACTTTCCGAGCCTTCTTGATATAAGGCAGGCAAACAACTTTTTGCCTGTTGTATGTGACCTTAAGTACGTGGATAGTTTAAAAGCGCTTGGTATAAATAAGGGTTTGTTTTACATAACGCCCTTTGTGGATGTTGATTTTATGAAAAAACCGCACGGGGAAAAGGATATGGAGGTTGTCTTTTTAGGTCCAGTATCAGATCCGCAGATCCTTGCCCGTCAAGCGATAAGCGGTCTAAAGGATCAACTTATCCCCTTCTTCTTTGAAGTAGGTGAGTTTATGTTTAGAAATCCGGAGATTCCTGTGCTTGTAGCTTCCGAGTACGTACTTTCCATGTTTCACCAAAACTTTCAGGAAGAGATAAACAAGTGGCGCAATGAAAAACCTGAAGAGTATCTACGCTTTCTGAACGATGTATCTATATACGCCACTTCCAAAAAGAGGTGGTACATACTTAGCTTTCTTGAGGGCATAGACCTCAAAATACTTGGTGAGTACCATGGTGAGCTAAAGGAAGGGCATGAAAGTCTACAGATAAGCTCTTACGATGAGTTTCTTGATGTACTTGATAGGACTTATATGGTCATCATGAGCTTTCCATACAGCGTTCCTTCCGGTATAGGTTTTTCGCCATTAGAAGTTAGCTTTATGGGGTGTGCTCCAGTTATAGACTACAGAATGACCCTTCAGGGCTTTTTAACGCCGGGTAATGAGTGCATAGCATACATGCCTCTTGATAGAGCGGATATCGAGGAGAAGATCCTTTATTACCTCGAACATCTTGATGAAGCTCTTACTATAGGTCAATCCGCGAGACAAAAAGTTTTGGAAAAATTTACACCTGAGGATAGAGGAGAGTTTTTGCTGGGTATTTTTGAGCAGATACTTGAGCAAGCTGGAAAAAGCCCTTGA